From Chryseobacterium salivictor, a single genomic window includes:
- the rlmB gene encoding 23S rRNA (guanosine(2251)-2'-O)-methyltransferase RlmB, whose translation MKEDFIFGLRPVIEAIEAGKTVDKVFLQNALQGDIYYELKNLLAKHKIRPNYVPIEKLNRFTRKNHQGVVAFISDVPFHSIENILPEIFESGKTPFLLILDRLTDVRNFGAICRTAECAGVDAVIIPEKGGAPMNSDAIKTSAGAMYNIKICKEKNLSHTVDFLQQSGVQVFSATEKAQKLYYDVDFTQPCAIVMGNEETGISKEVLHHSDEKIKLPMEGKTQSLNVSVACGAILYEATRQRMKM comes from the coding sequence ATGAAAGAAGATTTTATATTTGGGTTACGCCCAGTAATTGAAGCAATTGAAGCCGGAAAAACCGTTGATAAAGTATTTTTGCAGAATGCTTTGCAGGGAGATATTTATTATGAACTGAAAAATCTTTTGGCGAAACACAAAATCAGACCGAATTATGTTCCGATCGAAAAACTGAATCGCTTTACCAGAAAGAATCATCAAGGTGTTGTTGCTTTTATTTCAGATGTTCCTTTTCATTCGATTGAAAATATATTGCCCGAAATTTTTGAATCCGGAAAAACGCCGTTTCTTTTAATTTTGGATCGGTTAACGGATGTTAGAAATTTTGGAGCAATCTGCAGAACCGCAGAATGCGCCGGAGTTGACGCTGTGATTATTCCGGAAAAAGGAGGAGCGCCAATGAATTCAGATGCGATTAAAACTTCTGCCGGCGCGATGTATAATATTAAAATCTGTAAAGAAAAAAACTTAAGTCATACCGTTGATTTCCTTCAGCAATCCGGCGTTCAGGTTTTTTCTGCGACAGAAAAAGCACAGAAATTATACTACGATGTGGATTTTACCCAGCCGTGTGCCATCGTTATGGGAAATGAAGAAACCGGAATTTCTAAAGAGGTTCTGCATCATTCCGATGAAAAAATAAAACTTCCGATGGAAGGTAAAACCCAGTCTTTGAATGTCTCTGTAGCCTGTGGGGCTATTCTTTATGAGGCGACCCGCCAGCGAATGAAAATGTAA
- a CDS encoding DinB family protein — MNYHFQAHRQVRRNLLEILQNTSNKDLLLIPDGFNNNIYWNIAHTVATQQLLHYYLSGNPFRIDKYWIETYKKGTLPNLDVQQSEIDDLAYLLTETSKVLMKDYDDDFFPDYTSYTTSFGLDLKNIQDAIIFNNMHESLHLGYAMAQKRAILGEQF, encoded by the coding sequence ATGAATTATCATTTTCAGGCACACCGTCAAGTTCGCCGAAATCTTTTAGAAATCCTGCAAAATACCTCTAATAAAGATTTGTTGCTGATTCCTGATGGTTTCAACAATAATATTTATTGGAACATCGCACACACGGTGGCGACGCAGCAATTATTGCATTATTATCTGAGCGGGAATCCTTTTCGGATCGATAAATACTGGATAGAAACCTACAAAAAAGGCACCCTTCCTAATTTGGATGTGCAGCAGTCAGAAATTGATGATCTGGCTTATCTGCTGACGGAAACTTCCAAAGTTTTAATGAAAGATTATGATGATGATTTTTTTCCCGATTATACTTCTTATACGACCAGTTTTGGGTTGGATTTAAAGAATATTCAGGACGCTATTATTTTCAACAATATGCACGAAAGCTTGCATCTGGGATATGCGATGGCTCAAAAGAGAGCGATTCTGGGTGAGCAGTTTTAA
- a CDS encoding AAA family ATPase: MSELNQAEDIRQLTEKVREQNYFFTLLKQEINKAIIGQEYMVDRLLIGLLGNGHVLLEGVPGLAKTLAIKTLADAVHGAFSRIQFTPDLLPADVVGTMIYSIKDNDFSIKKGPIFANFVLADEINRAPSKVQSALLEAMQEKQVTIGDETMPLPKPFLVLATQNPIDQEGTYLLPEAQSDRFMLKCTITYPNFEDERTIMKMIASGHSPEIRPVITLENVTEAKKLINQIYLDEKIEKYILDMVFATRFPDQYGLSDLKSYISFGASPRASINLSIAARAMAFLKNRAFVIPEDVKEIAKDVLRHRIGLSFEAEAEEITADEIIEKILGKIQAP, from the coding sequence ATGTCAGAACTCAACCAAGCTGAAGATATCAGACAGCTAACCGAAAAAGTAAGAGAACAGAATTACTTTTTCACTCTTTTAAAACAGGAAATCAACAAAGCAATTATCGGACAGGAATATATGGTAGACCGTTTATTAATCGGTCTTCTGGGAAATGGTCACGTTCTGTTGGAAGGTGTTCCCGGTTTGGCAAAAACTTTAGCGATAAAGACGTTGGCAGATGCCGTGCACGGCGCTTTTTCCCGCATACAGTTTACTCCTGATCTATTACCTGCAGATGTAGTGGGAACAATGATTTACAGTATTAAAGACAATGATTTTTCTATAAAAAAAGGACCAATTTTCGCCAACTTTGTTTTGGCAGATGAGATCAACCGTGCTCCTTCAAAAGTTCAGTCGGCGCTCTTGGAAGCGATGCAGGAAAAGCAGGTAACCATCGGCGATGAAACAATGCCACTCCCAAAACCCTTTCTCGTTTTGGCCACCCAAAACCCGATTGATCAGGAAGGAACTTATCTTTTGCCGGAGGCGCAAAGCGACCGTTTTATGCTGAAATGCACCATTACTTATCCGAATTTTGAAGACGAGAGAACAATCATGAAAATGATTGCCAGTGGACATTCCCCGGAAATCCGCCCGGTCATTACCTTAGAAAATGTAACCGAAGCCAAGAAATTAATCAATCAGATTTATCTGGATGAGAAAATTGAAAAATATATTCTGGATATGGTTTTTGCGACCCGTTTCCCAGATCAATACGGACTTTCTGACTTAAAAAGCTATATCAGTTTCGGTGCCTCGCCGAGAGCTTCCATCAATTTGTCAATTGCAGCACGAGCGATGGCTTTCTTGAAAAACCGCGCTTTCGTAATTCCGGAAGATGTGAAAGAAATAGCAAAAGACGTTCTTCGTCACCGTATCGGATTGAGTTTTGAAGCCGAAGCCGAAGAAATTACCGCTGATGAAATTATAGAAAAAATCCTGGGTAAAATTCAAGCGCCTTAA